One Helicoverpa zea isolate HzStark_Cry1AcR chromosome 11, ilHelZeax1.1, whole genome shotgun sequence genomic window carries:
- the LOC124634687 gene encoding uncharacterized protein LOC124634687 has protein sequence MVRSYKKKTKRGEWSTISMKTAIDKVLSKEMGYRKAASEYGVPQTTLERYVKKMKEDGEVTIGVPLGPKKPIFTTKEEDEIVAYLKHMEERLFGLTTLDLRRLAYQLAVRNGKAHNFNTDKQMAGVDWLKGFLRRHPDLSIRKPEATSAARAMGFNKVAVSKFYQLLGEIYDKHKLTPDKIYNCDETGISVVSKTKSKILAMKGRKQVGSLSSADRGQTITVEICFNAAGTYMPPLMIFPRQRMKPELLDHAPPGTEGVCNARGWITTEIFLTWFKKFIRFSGATPTNHVLLLLFHCIATVPFKNIKPLWFA, from the coding sequence ATGGTACGTTCatacaagaaaaaaactaaaagaggAGAGTGGTCAACAATTTCTATGAAAACAGCTATAGATAAAGTATTAAGTAAAGAAATGGGCTACAGAAAAGCCGCTTCTGAATACGGAGTGCCTCAGACTACTTTGGAGCGATATGTTAAGAAAATGAAGGAAGATGGTGAAGTTACAATTGGTGTACCTTTGGGCcctaaaaaacctatttttacaACAAAAGAAGAAGACGAGATTGTGGCATATCTAAAACATATGGAAGAACGTCTTTTTGGGCTGACAACTCTCGATCTGAGACGTCTAGCATATCAACTGGCTGTGAGAAATGGTAAGGCGCACAATTTTAATACTGACAAGCAGATGGCAGGGGTTGATTGGCTCAAAGGTTTCTTAAGGCGTCATCCAGATTTATCCATTCGTAAGCCCGAAGCTACTTCAGCAGCTAGAGCAATGGGGTTTAATAAAGTGGCCGTTAGTAAATTCTACCAGTTGCTCGGAGAGATTTATGACAAGCATAAATTAACTCctgacaaaatatataattgtgACGAAACTGGTATCTCCGTTGTATCTAAAACCAAGAGCAAAATATTGGCCATGAAAGGACGAAAACAAGTAGGCTCGTTATCATCTGCAGATCGCGGCCAGACTATTACAGTAGAAATATGTTTTAACGCTGCTGGAACCTACATGCCTCCACTGATGATTTTTCCGAGACAACGAATGAAACCAGAATTGTTAGATCACGCCCCACCAGGTACTGAAGGTGTTTGCAATGCTCGAGGCTGGATAACTACCGAAATATTTTTGACTTGGTTCAAAAAGTTTATCAGATTCTCCGGAGCTACTCCTACTAATCATGTGTTGCTGCTTCTTTTCCATTGCATTGCAACAGTGCCTTTTAAAAACATCAAACCACTTTGGTTCGCGTAA